The following coding sequences lie in one Candidatus Neptunochlamydia sp. REUL1 genomic window:
- the xerA gene encoding site-specific tyrosine recombinase/integron integrase: MKISQEIQAFVHHLEAVRNASVHTLRNYRLDLKAFESFAKDQAVDKKLIRSYLAHLQMKGVSKRTVLRHLSSLRSMFKYLLQEKKIKENPAADIGSPKLDKPIPKALSYTEVEEFFCQPNTEQLLGLRDRSIMELFYSSGLRISELASINRGDVDFHSRSLRVKGKGKKERIVPITQNVIEWIQRYLDDSRRYEEGKPHFQKDPDAIFLNKWGKRLTTRSIDRLFKIYLQKSGLAGHITPHTIRHTIATHWLENGMDLKTIQVLLGHASLGTTTIYTSVSTKLKREVYEHSHPRAKKG, from the coding sequence ATGAAAATTAGCCAAGAAATACAGGCCTTTGTTCACCATTTGGAAGCCGTGAGAAATGCATCGGTGCACACCCTACGAAACTATCGTTTGGATTTGAAAGCTTTTGAGAGCTTTGCAAAAGATCAAGCCGTTGATAAGAAATTGATCCGCTCCTACCTTGCCCACCTACAGATGAAAGGGGTTTCAAAACGGACTGTTTTGCGCCACCTTTCTTCTCTTCGCTCAATGTTTAAGTATCTTCTTCAAGAGAAAAAGATTAAGGAGAATCCTGCAGCTGATATCGGTAGTCCAAAGCTTGATAAGCCTATTCCAAAAGCTCTTTCTTACACGGAAGTGGAAGAGTTTTTTTGTCAGCCCAATACCGAACAACTTTTGGGATTAAGGGACCGCTCAATTATGGAGCTTTTCTATAGCTCGGGTCTTCGCATCAGTGAACTTGCGAGTATTAATCGCGGAGATGTTGATTTTCACTCCCGTTCTCTTCGGGTTAAAGGAAAAGGGAAAAAGGAGAGGATTGTTCCTATTACTCAAAATGTCATCGAGTGGATCCAAAGGTATCTCGACGATTCGCGCCGCTATGAGGAGGGGAAGCCTCACTTTCAGAAAGATCCAGATGCAATTTTCCTCAATAAGTGGGGAAAGCGTCTGACGACGCGGTCAATAGACCGCCTCTTTAAGATATATCTCCAAAAAAGCGGATTAGCGGGACATATCACCCCTCATACCATTCGCCATACGATTGCCACTCATTGGCTCGAAAATGGGATGGATCTCAAAACTATTCAGGTCCTTTTGGGTCATGCCTCTCTGGGAACGACCACAATCTATACCAGTGTTTCTACTAAGCTCAAAAGAGAAGTCTATGAGCATTCTCATCCACGTGCTAAGAAGGGGTGA
- the lon gene encoding endopeptidase La: MSKDEDFDLAESLLDSDLEKIIGTSKKPQDEPDLPDELFVLPLTRRPFFPGMAAPLVIEPGPFYEVLKLVAKSSHKMLALFLTKEEEENIYDMGFDNLCEVGVMATILRIVPLEQGGAQVVLNMEKRIKVKKQVVKSKYLRAKIHYHDDAITQQQSKIIKAYSISIITTIKELLKLNPLFKEELQIFLGHSDFTEPGKLADFAVALTTAGREELQDILQTFDVQERIDKTLVLLKKELDLSKLQSSINQKIEATISKTQREFFLREQLKTIKKELGLEKDDKTCDIEKFQERLKDKTVPEDIQKIIDEEIDKLSVLEVQSAEYAVSRNYLDWLTIVPWGVFSKENHNLGKAEKILEDDHYGLKDIKERIMEFIGVGKLTSGVKGSIICLVGPPGVGKTSIGKSVARALNREFYRFSVGGMRDEAEIKGHRRTYIGAMPGKMIQALKSSQKMNPVIMLDEVDKMGMSYQGDPASALLEVLDPEQNKDFLDHYLDVRTDLSNVLFIVTANVLDTIPGPLKDRMDILRLSGYIQEEKLQIAKKYLVPRNRKKSGLKASQVKFTTGAIKGTIEGYAREAGVRGLENNIKKILRKVAVEIVRSEESKKHRKVKSVTISEKNLEKYLGKPIFTTDRYYDKTPIGVCTGLAWTAMGGATLYVEAAKVSAEKTQMKLTGQVGDVMKESAQIAWSYASSELERYAPKQTFFENQEVHIHIPEGATPKDGPSAGVTMVTAILSLLMNTSVAKDLGMTGELTLTGKVLPIGGLKEKLIAAKRSKLKTLIFPKENKRDYDELPDYLKKGIKVHFVNTYDEVFKVAFPRRKA; the protein is encoded by the coding sequence ATGTCTAAAGATGAGGATTTCGATCTTGCAGAATCTCTCTTAGACAGTGATTTAGAGAAAATTATTGGAACGAGCAAGAAACCTCAGGATGAACCTGATCTCCCTGACGAGCTTTTTGTTCTCCCCTTGACGAGGCGCCCCTTCTTTCCTGGGATGGCGGCTCCGCTTGTCATTGAGCCGGGACCCTTTTATGAGGTACTCAAACTTGTCGCTAAGTCTTCCCACAAAATGCTAGCCCTTTTTCTGACTAAAGAGGAGGAGGAAAACATCTATGACATGGGGTTTGATAATCTGTGTGAAGTGGGGGTGATGGCAACGATCCTCCGTATTGTTCCTCTTGAGCAAGGGGGCGCACAAGTTGTCCTTAATATGGAGAAGCGCATCAAGGTCAAAAAGCAGGTCGTCAAGTCTAAATATCTCCGCGCTAAGATCCACTACCATGATGACGCAATCACCCAGCAGCAATCAAAGATTATTAAAGCTTATTCGATTAGTATCATTACCACGATCAAAGAACTTTTGAAACTCAATCCTCTCTTCAAAGAGGAGCTCCAGATTTTCCTTGGCCATTCTGACTTTACCGAGCCGGGAAAGCTTGCTGATTTTGCGGTTGCTCTGACCACAGCAGGACGAGAAGAGCTTCAAGATATTCTTCAAACTTTTGATGTTCAAGAAAGGATCGATAAGACGCTTGTTTTATTGAAGAAAGAGCTTGACCTCAGCAAATTACAGAGCAGTATCAATCAGAAGATTGAAGCCACTATCTCCAAAACACAGAGAGAATTCTTTTTACGTGAGCAGCTCAAAACGATTAAGAAAGAGCTTGGTCTTGAGAAAGACGATAAAACATGTGATATTGAGAAGTTTCAAGAACGCCTTAAGGATAAAACTGTTCCTGAAGACATTCAAAAAATCATCGATGAGGAGATTGATAAGCTCAGTGTTCTGGAAGTGCAATCTGCCGAGTATGCTGTTTCGCGTAACTACCTCGACTGGCTTACCATTGTCCCATGGGGAGTTTTCAGCAAAGAGAACCATAATCTTGGGAAAGCTGAAAAAATTCTTGAAGATGATCACTATGGGCTCAAGGACATCAAAGAACGTATCATGGAATTTATTGGGGTCGGTAAACTGACTTCAGGTGTAAAGGGAAGTATTATCTGTCTTGTTGGCCCTCCAGGGGTGGGTAAAACAAGTATTGGAAAGAGTGTCGCCCGGGCTCTTAACCGTGAATTCTATCGCTTTTCCGTTGGAGGAATGCGGGATGAAGCTGAGATTAAGGGGCATCGCCGCACTTATATCGGAGCGATGCCTGGAAAAATGATTCAAGCTCTAAAGTCATCTCAAAAGATGAATCCAGTCATTATGCTGGATGAAGTAGATAAAATGGGAATGAGTTATCAAGGTGATCCAGCCTCTGCACTTTTAGAGGTACTTGATCCTGAGCAAAATAAAGACTTTTTGGATCACTACCTTGATGTTCGGACAGATCTATCTAATGTCTTATTTATTGTGACAGCAAACGTTTTGGATACAATCCCTGGTCCTCTTAAGGATCGGATGGACATCCTCCGTTTATCAGGGTATATCCAAGAAGAAAAACTTCAAATTGCCAAAAAATACCTTGTTCCACGCAATCGAAAAAAGTCAGGGCTTAAAGCAAGTCAGGTAAAATTTACAACTGGTGCGATCAAAGGGACCATTGAAGGATATGCGCGCGAGGCAGGAGTTCGAGGTCTCGAGAATAACATTAAGAAAATCCTTCGGAAAGTAGCTGTGGAAATTGTTCGGTCCGAGGAGAGTAAGAAGCATCGGAAGGTTAAGTCAGTGACGATTTCTGAGAAAAATCTCGAAAAGTATTTAGGGAAGCCGATTTTCACGACCGATCGCTACTACGATAAGACTCCGATCGGAGTGTGTACGGGTCTTGCATGGACAGCGATGGGAGGAGCTACTCTCTACGTAGAGGCAGCAAAAGTGTCTGCTGAAAAAACTCAGATGAAACTAACTGGCCAGGTTGGAGACGTGATGAAGGAGTCTGCACAGATTGCTTGGAGCTATGCGAGCAGTGAGCTTGAGCGGTATGCTCCTAAACAGACGTTTTTTGAGAATCAAGAAGTTCATATCCATATTCCTGAAGGAGCCACCCCAAAAGATGGACCTTCCGCAGGGGTGACAATGGTGACAGCAATCCTTTCTCTTCTTATGAATACCTCTGTTGCAAAAGACCTTGGAATGACGGGGGAATTGACGCTCACAGGAAAGGTTCTTCCAATTGGTGGACTCAAGGAAAAGCTTATTGCTGCAAAAAGATCCAAACTCAAAACCCTTATCTTTCCAAAAGAGAATAAACGGGATTACGATGAGCTTCCCGATTACTTGAAGAAAGGAATAAAGGTTCACTTTGTCAATACCTATGATGAAGTTTTTAAAGTGGCGTTTCCACGGAGAAAAGCGTAA
- a CDS encoding ABC-F family ATP-binding cassette domain-containing protein translates to MIVLDKISKKIGTRILFDDVCAAFNPGNRYGLTGPNGAGKSTLLKIMMGTVDATSGSVSLPKKVGFLRQNIEEFKDNRALDAVIIGNERLWEALVERDMLYEKEMTDEIGMRLGDLEEVIANEDGYTAESDAEMLLCGMGIDIEFHEKKMHELPGDLQFRVLLCQALFGDPEALLLDEPTNHLDLESIGWLENFLHNYTGTLIVVSHDRHFLNAVTTHIADIDYDTIITYPGNYDEMLVAKTAVRERAESEAKSKEKKIAQLKDFVSRFGAGTRASQVQSRVREIHRLQPQELKKSNIQRPYIRFTPPEKSSGKIALKVKGISKSFGDNHVIKDFSIEIMRGDKIAVIGTNGIGKTTLLKMLAGELEPDSGTIERGHQLELGYFPQNHEDFIDKSEKIQAFDWLKRYKSNAYDQEIRGVMGKMLFGGDDAFKEISKLSGGETCRLIFAALLLNPYNTLILDEPNNHLDLEAVSALGWGLAEFKGTCVTASHDRNLINEAATKIISLNEDGIEVFDGTLDEFLTAKT, encoded by the coding sequence ATGATCGTATTAGACAAAATTTCAAAAAAGATTGGGACGCGGATCCTATTTGACGATGTTTGCGCAGCATTCAATCCGGGCAACCGCTACGGTTTGACAGGCCCGAATGGAGCTGGAAAATCGACTCTCCTCAAAATCATGATGGGAACTGTAGACGCCACGTCAGGCTCCGTTTCACTTCCTAAAAAGGTCGGGTTTTTAAGACAAAATATTGAAGAGTTCAAGGACAACCGAGCCCTTGATGCTGTCATTATTGGAAATGAACGGCTCTGGGAAGCTTTAGTTGAGCGGGATATGCTCTATGAAAAGGAAATGACCGATGAAATTGGAATGCGTCTAGGTGACCTCGAAGAGGTGATTGCTAATGAAGACGGATATACTGCCGAATCAGATGCTGAAATGCTACTCTGTGGGATGGGAATTGATATTGAGTTCCATGAAAAGAAAATGCATGAGCTTCCGGGTGACCTGCAGTTCCGCGTTCTTCTTTGCCAAGCTTTGTTTGGCGATCCTGAAGCCCTTCTTTTGGATGAGCCCACAAACCACCTCGATCTTGAGTCAATTGGATGGTTAGAAAACTTTCTTCACAACTATACTGGAACACTGATTGTTGTAAGTCATGACCGCCATTTCTTAAACGCCGTCACAACGCATATTGCTGATATCGACTACGACACCATTATTACTTATCCAGGCAACTACGACGAGATGCTTGTTGCCAAAACTGCAGTTCGCGAACGTGCAGAATCAGAAGCAAAATCAAAAGAGAAAAAGATTGCACAACTTAAAGACTTTGTATCTCGATTCGGAGCGGGAACGCGCGCGTCGCAAGTACAGTCCCGTGTAAGAGAAATCCATCGCCTGCAACCCCAAGAGCTGAAAAAGTCAAATATCCAACGCCCCTACATACGCTTTACTCCTCCTGAAAAGTCATCGGGGAAAATTGCCCTTAAGGTCAAAGGAATTAGCAAAAGCTTCGGCGACAATCATGTAATCAAAGATTTTAGCATTGAAATCATGCGCGGCGACAAAATTGCTGTTATCGGAACCAATGGAATTGGAAAAACAACTCTCCTAAAAATGCTTGCTGGAGAGCTAGAACCTGACAGTGGTACAATCGAGAGAGGTCATCAGCTCGAGCTCGGCTATTTCCCACAAAACCACGAAGACTTCATCGATAAAAGTGAAAAAATTCAAGCTTTTGACTGGCTAAAGCGCTACAAATCAAACGCCTATGATCAGGAAATTCGTGGCGTCATGGGGAAGATGCTTTTTGGGGGGGATGATGCTTTCAAAGAAATCTCTAAGCTTTCTGGGGGAGAAACATGCCGTCTAATCTTTGCCGCACTACTACTCAACCCCTATAACACTCTCATTCTTGATGAACCAAACAATCACCTTGATCTCGAAGCGGTCTCAGCTCTAGGGTGGGGACTTGCCGAATTCAAAGGAACTTGTGTCACCGCATCCCATGACCGCAATCTTATCAACGAAGCCGCAACCAAGATCATTTCTCTCAATGAGGATGGGATCGAAGTCTTTGACGGAACGCTCGATGAGTTCCTCACTGCAAAGACCTAG
- a CDS encoding ribonuclease Z, translating into MSVRDLTILGCSSQQPTRLRNHGAYLLRWNQEGLLFDPGEGTQRQFIFADIAPPTVTRIFVSHFHGDHCLGLGSMLMRLNLDRINHPIHCYYPASGKVYFDRLRYGTIYHDHIQVIEHPVSEEGIVHQDENFTIEAKFLNHGVDNLGWRIQEADTTKFDKEKLAACGVKGTLVRELQEKKQVTVDGKMVKLEDLSWVRKGDIFSCVIDTKHCQNAIDLAKGAKLLLCESTYLEEHRALAEDHNHLTAKQAAFIAKKAGVQKLILTHFSARYRDLLPFVEEASEVFPNVDTADDFKRFEFLLSDMT; encoded by the coding sequence ATGAGCGTCCGAGACCTGACTATTTTAGGGTGTTCCTCGCAACAACCAACCAGGTTACGCAACCATGGTGCCTACTTACTTAGATGGAATCAGGAAGGGCTGTTGTTTGATCCCGGCGAAGGAACTCAAAGACAATTTATCTTTGCTGATATCGCGCCCCCAACAGTTACACGTATCTTTGTGAGTCATTTTCATGGAGATCATTGTTTAGGGCTCGGTTCCATGCTCATGAGACTCAATCTTGACCGGATCAATCACCCAATTCATTGCTACTATCCTGCGAGTGGAAAGGTTTACTTCGATCGATTACGCTATGGCACAATCTATCACGATCATATTCAAGTGATTGAACATCCAGTTTCTGAAGAAGGAATTGTTCATCAAGATGAAAACTTTACTATCGAGGCTAAATTTCTAAACCACGGCGTTGATAACTTGGGGTGGCGTATTCAAGAAGCCGACACCACCAAATTTGATAAAGAAAAACTTGCAGCCTGTGGCGTTAAAGGAACGCTTGTTCGAGAGCTTCAGGAGAAAAAACAGGTCACTGTTGACGGAAAAATGGTTAAGCTTGAAGACCTCAGTTGGGTTCGAAAAGGAGACATTTTTTCTTGCGTAATTGATACAAAGCACTGCCAAAATGCGATAGATCTTGCCAAAGGAGCAAAACTTTTGCTTTGCGAAAGCACCTATCTAGAAGAACACCGAGCCTTGGCGGAAGATCACAATCATCTGACTGCAAAACAAGCGGCATTCATTGCGAAAAAAGCTGGAGTGCAAAAGCTGATTCTTACACATTTTTCTGCTCGCTACCGAGACCTACTCCCTTTTGTAGAAGAAGCAAGCGAAGTTTTTCCTAATGTTGATACTGCAGATGATTTCAAGAGATTTGAATTTCTTCTAAGCGATATGACGTAG
- a CDS encoding rhomboid family intramembrane serine protease, whose protein sequence is MRLIGTLQGEKEAYKFHSFLIQEEIECSYNPASSGENLYEFWVAHEDQIYTAIHWLEEFCKNPNDPRFETKAHPIDTEGVAKDFDEKEPIQMKAIRMRNRMRPKMPLTRFIVLLCALLYIWNGYQMAAIAKTDKKPEEDTLTPLMIDLSYDMPTAENRKEISRDLFAEDRIGSPAVWDGIYGVVLGWPASKGELDAPMFEQIKHGQLWRFFTPVLLHGSFLHILFNMLWLWMLGRQVEERTKKWQYIALTLIIGIVSNTLQYLMSGPLFIGYSGIVCGLAGFIWMRQRHAPWEGYPLQKGTLVFLGVFIVAMMGLQLASFFLIRFQVAEFSMNIANTAHISGALTGIVLGKIPVFSKERV, encoded by the coding sequence ATGCGTTTAATCGGAACACTTCAAGGGGAAAAAGAAGCTTATAAATTTCACTCCTTCTTAATTCAAGAAGAGATTGAATGCAGCTATAATCCGGCCTCTTCAGGAGAAAATCTTTATGAGTTTTGGGTAGCTCATGAAGATCAAATTTATACAGCGATTCATTGGCTTGAAGAGTTTTGCAAAAACCCTAACGATCCCCGATTTGAAACCAAGGCTCATCCTATAGATACTGAGGGTGTGGCAAAAGACTTTGATGAAAAAGAACCGATTCAAATGAAAGCAATTCGGATGCGCAATCGGATGCGTCCTAAGATGCCACTGACCCGATTCATTGTTCTTCTCTGTGCTCTCCTCTATATTTGGAATGGGTATCAAATGGCAGCTATTGCTAAAACCGATAAAAAGCCCGAAGAAGATACACTTACCCCCCTTATGATAGACCTTTCCTACGATATGCCGACTGCAGAAAACCGAAAAGAGATCAGTCGCGATCTTTTTGCAGAAGATAGAATTGGAAGTCCTGCTGTTTGGGATGGGATTTATGGTGTTGTATTGGGGTGGCCTGCATCTAAAGGTGAGCTCGATGCTCCGATGTTCGAGCAGATTAAGCATGGACAACTTTGGCGCTTTTTTACACCTGTACTGCTTCATGGGAGTTTTCTCCATATCCTCTTCAATATGCTTTGGCTCTGGATGCTCGGGCGGCAGGTTGAGGAACGGACGAAAAAGTGGCAATATATCGCGCTCACATTGATTATTGGAATTGTTTCGAACACATTGCAGTATTTGATGAGCGGTCCGCTTTTTATTGGGTATTCAGGAATTGTGTGCGGTCTTGCGGGATTCATTTGGATGCGGCAGCGCCATGCCCCTTGGGAAGGGTATCCCTTGCAAAAGGGGACGCTTGTTTTCTTGGGTGTATTTATTGTTGCAATGATGGGGCTTCAGCTCGCCTCTTTTTTTCTTATCCGCTTCCAGGTTGCTGAATTTTCGATGAATATTGCCAATACAGCTCACATCAGCGGAGCTCTAACTGGCATAGTGCTTGGGAAAATCCCCGTGTTTTCTAAGGAGAGGGTATGA
- a CDS encoding TrmH family RNA methyltransferase: MFTFKKFNALSYRCRHKNAGEHLRVLYEKSLPLDGHYRQMEAWLKLPPISTIDEITDRFHLHMREGSIELQEHNLLTKRFDTLSETPYGPVHIYLEDLRSAFNVGNILRTTEALRLGTIIFSENTPNQYHPKVIKTSMGTASSVPCKQGEIDSCPGPLIALETMETVSSIFDFEFPESFTLLLGNEERGLKESTLQAADHVVEIPLTGSKNSLNVAAAFAIAAANIQVKNSLRMH, encoded by the coding sequence ATGTTTACGTTTAAAAAATTTAATGCCCTTTCCTACAGATGCCGTCATAAAAATGCAGGTGAGCATTTACGTGTTTTGTATGAAAAATCCCTTCCCCTTGATGGTCATTATCGACAAATGGAAGCGTGGCTTAAGCTTCCTCCTATCTCAACAATTGATGAAATAACAGATCGCTTTCACCTCCATATGAGAGAAGGCTCAATCGAACTTCAAGAGCACAATCTTCTTACCAAGCGGTTTGATACTTTATCAGAGACTCCCTATGGCCCCGTCCATATCTACCTCGAGGACCTTCGCTCCGCCTTTAATGTTGGAAACATCCTGCGCACAACCGAAGCTCTCCGACTTGGAACGATCATTTTTTCAGAAAACACCCCCAATCAATATCACCCCAAGGTTATCAAGACATCTATGGGAACAGCCTCTAGTGTCCCGTGCAAGCAAGGTGAGATTGATTCCTGCCCAGGCCCCCTGATAGCCCTTGAAACAATGGAAACCGTCTCCTCGATATTTGACTTCGAGTTTCCTGAGTCTTTTACTCTTCTTCTAGGGAATGAAGAAAGAGGATTAAAGGAGTCTACTCTTCAAGCAGCAGATCACGTTGTCGAGATTCCTCTCACCGGTTCCAAGAATTCCCTCAATGTTGCTGCAGCCTTTGCAATTGCTGCCGCAAATATTCAGGTTAAGAACTCATTAAGAATGCATTAA
- a CDS encoding adenylyltransferase/cytidyltransferase family protein: protein MSPWKEEKYISPEALKEKVLQLRQKGKTIATLNGSFDLLHAGHLKMIHEASEQANVLLMALNSDSSIQKYKSPLRPIVPLENRLEMVAALQFVDYVTYFNETDPITFLEMVKPDVHVNGAEYGGECIEANVVKKHGGRIHIVQLVPGLSTSNLIKKIKTCV from the coding sequence ATGTCTCCTTGGAAAGAAGAGAAATATATTTCTCCTGAAGCACTAAAAGAAAAAGTTTTGCAGTTGCGCCAAAAAGGAAAAACGATTGCAACGCTCAATGGTTCCTTTGACCTTCTCCATGCTGGCCATTTGAAAATGATTCATGAAGCATCTGAGCAAGCCAATGTTCTTTTAATGGCACTGAATTCTGATAGCTCGATTCAAAAGTATAAGAGCCCTCTCCGGCCGATCGTTCCCCTGGAAAATCGTTTAGAGATGGTCGCTGCTCTTCAGTTTGTTGATTACGTCACTTACTTTAATGAAACCGATCCGATTACGTTTCTTGAAATGGTTAAGCCCGATGTTCATGTCAATGGAGCGGAGTATGGAGGTGAGTGTATTGAAGCCAACGTGGTGAAAAAACATGGGGGAAGGATTCACATTGTGCAGCTTGTTCCAGGACTTTCAACCTCTAACCTCATTAAGAAAATTAAAACATGCGTTTAA